In gamma proteobacterium HIMB55, the genomic stretch AGGCGACGATGCGATCCTGCCTGATTACAAAGTGGGTGACGTACTCTCCTTGAGTGAGTTGCTCCCGTCACAGCACTTTACGAAGCCACCTGCGCGCTACGGTGAGGCGAGCTTAGTGAGAGAGCTTGAAAAGCGAGGAATAGGTCGCCCATCAACCTACGCCGCCATTATCTCTACGATTCAAGATCGGGGTTATGTGAAGCTCGAGAATCGTCGGTTTTATGCAGAAAAAATGGGCGATATTGTGACTCAGCGGCTCCAAGAGAGCTTTGAGGATCTGCTTGATTACGGCTTTACGGCCTCAATGGAGGAGAACCTCGATGAAGTTGCAGAAGGCCGTAAAGACTGGCGCGATGTCCTCGACACATTTTATGACGACTTCCGTGCCAAACTGGAGCTCGCTGAAAGCCCGGGCGAGGGTAGTATGCAGGCCAACGAACCAACGGCCACCGGTATCGCCTGTAATCAATGTGATCGTCCCATGCAGATCAGAACAGCCAGTACGGGTGTGTTCATGGGTTGTTCAGGATATAACCTTCCTCCGAAGGAACGGTGCAAAAGCACGGTTAATCTCATTCCCGGTGACGAAGTGGTCTCTGCGGATGCAGATGACGAAGCCGAATCAAGACTCCTACTGACCAAAGAACGTTGCCCAAAGTGCAATACGGCAATGGATAGTTATCTGATCGATGAGACGCAGAAGCTTCATGTTTGCGGCAACAACCCTGACTGCGATGGCTATTTGGTGGAGCAGGGTAGCTTCAAGATCAAGGGCTATGACGGTCCGACGCTCGAGTGCGATAAATGCACCGCTGAGATGCAGCTGAAAACGGGGCGATTTGGGAAGTACTTCGGCTGCACGAACTCTGAGTGTTCTAATACGCGGAAGCTTCTGCGCAATGGCGAAGCTGCGCCACCCAAGATGGATCCGATCCCAATGCCTGAACTTCGCTGTGCAAAGGTTGAGGACCACTATATTTTGCGCGACGGTGCGGCGGGGCTATTCCTTGCTGCCAGCCAGTTTCCGAAACACCGTGAAACACGAGCGCCCTTTGTTGATGAGCTCTTGCCCCATCAGGGCGCATTAGATCCTAAATATCAGTTTTTGCTCGACGCGCCGACGACGGATGATGCCTCTAATCGCACCCAGATTCGTTTCAGTCGGAAGACAAAAGAGCAATACGTTATGACTGAGGTCGATGGCAAGGCGACGGGTTGGAAAGCTTTTTTCAATTCAGGTGGTTGGGTGTCTGAAGGCTCCGGTAAGCCAGCTCCGAAGAAAAAGGCTAGGCCCAAGGCGAAAGCCAAATCGCGGGCGTCGGCAAAGTCAAAAAAGTAGCGCCGAGATTGTAGATTGAGCCAAGCCCAATCCTATGCAAATCACTCGCTGTACATGGCATCCATAATGGTCGACGCCTGGCGATTAGCGCTTTCAGAAAAGAACCATTCAAGCTCTGTGATCGACGCAGCGTTCGGACCCGCTAGTAGACTGCATCTCCTAGACGCCTACGGGTGGCAAATGTTGGCCTGTCAGCGTGTTGTGCAAGTCCCGTCGTCGCCACCACACTCGGCGAGCGAACTTCCTAGTCTGGCGCCCGGTATTGCGCTGTCTCCGGAGGTGAGGGAAATGGCGTTGCTAGAGGAGAGTGGTTGGCTTTCAGAACTTACAGCTCCCATTGCGCCAGGTTTAAATGTGCGTCGTTCACACAATCTTCTCGCTGTTGCGAGTGGTCAGCTCGACTGCGCTAAGGCCGGAGAGATTCTGGGCAAGCTCGAGGCATTAATTGATCGCGTTGCTGATGCGATTGATGAGTCATGAAACTAGGCCCAGTTTGTGGCAATACCCGATCTATAGTGTTACTGTCGTTAAAACAACACGACATATTGTGAGGTTGTCAGATGTCTACGTCGCTTTTAGAAATTGTTGATTTGGGTGATGGTGAAGTCGTACTGCAGCGAGCGGACGACGATTCAGAGCCGTTAGTGAGTATTCAATTTTCGGAAGAGGCGAGCGCTTACCTCATGGATAATAACCTCGAAGTTGCAAAGGTTATGATCCAAGCCGGTATCCAAGCAGCAGCCAAAATTGCTGAGATGACGGGTGTTGAAATGGAGTCTTCTGAGTCGTCAGATACTTCGGAGTCACGGACTCTGCACTAACGCCGCTCTGATTCATCGCCGAATAACCCCCACACTAATCCCCTCGATAGCGACTGAGTCTTGGCTTAAATCAAGTTTGATGGGTGCGTAGGCGTCGTTTTCTGCCACGAGATCGACTCGCGTATTACTGATCCGATTCCAACGCTTAACAGTGACCTCTTCATCGATACGTACAACGGCTATTTGGCCCTGTCGAACCTCGGTTGTACTGTGGACGGCAAGAAGATCGCCATCAAAAATTCCCGCATTAATCATGCTGTCACCGCATACCTGCAAAAAATAGTGTGCAGGCGGCGAGAAGAAACTTGAGTTTAGATCGCAATAGTCTTCAATGTGTTCTTGCGCCAACAGAGGTGCGCCCGCAGCGACCCGGCCTACAATAGGAATTCCGTTCTGTTCGGTCAGCCGAATGCCTCGTGACGCGCCAGCGACCAACTCGATAACACCTTTTTTTGCCAGTGCTTTGAGGTGCTCCTCAGCGGCGTTAGCTGATTTAAACCCCAGGGTTCTCGCAATATCAGCCCGGGTGGGCGGCATGCCTGTCGCATCGATGCTACCTTTAATTACATCCATTACCTGCTGTTGTCGTGCGGTCAACTTTGCCATAGCAGTGCTCCTTATCGTTGCCTGATCATAACCTCAGCATGTATAAATGTACAGTATTGGCCGATCACCCATCCATGGGTAGGTTATGCGTCATTGTTGATAGGGAAATCACATGGATTCGATACTGAGTTTGGTCTTGCCGTTAAGCGATACATTAGGTACGCCTGCGGTCCCCACGGCGCTAGTCTCGCTCTTAATACTCGGCGCAGTCGCTCACCTGCTGATTCGCAAGTTGGTCCAGAAGCTAGGTTCATTTGCCGATACCACGGCAGCGCGTTGGGATGACGTTGTTTATTACGCGATCTCACCTCCTGCCGAATGGGCAATGTGGATTTGTGTAGCCTACATATCATTAGGTCTATTTGAGCAGGCAACGAGCTTACGCATGACACTTTTGCAGCTTGCTGACACTGGCGCGATTTTGCTAATCGGTTGGTTATTACACAGAGTGTCTGCCGGTATTGAGGCGGAGCTCCTTGCGGAGCACCGCGGACCTAAGGCGTCAGATGACCGTGCGTCTATAAACGCAGTAGCGCGCCTTGCGAGGATCACCATTTGGGTTCTGGTCGTACTTATGGTGATGCAGTCGTTAGGCGTCTCTGTTTCGGGCTTACTGGCGTTCGGCGGGATAGGGGGTATAGCGGTTGGTTTTGCCGCAAAAGATCTTCTCGCCAATTTTTTGGGTGGCGTGAGCATTTACCTCGATAGACCATTTGCCGTTGGTGACTGGATAAGGTCTCCCGACAGAAATATCGAGGGGACCGTCGAAGACATTGGACTTCGCATGACTCGGATTAGAACTTTCGACCAGCGTCCGCTCTACGTGCCTAACTCAACATTTTCTAGTGTCTCGCTGGAAAACCCCTCGCGCATGACTAACCGTCGAATTTACGAGACGGTGGGGGTGCGATATGAGGATGCATCCAAAGTGGCCGATATCGTGAAGTCAGTTCACGCTATGCTACTCGAGCACCCGGACATCGCGCAGGACCGAACATTGATTGTGAATTTCAATCATATGGGACCGTCGTCACTGGATTTCTTCCTCTACACGTTTACGAAGACAACGAACTGGGTTGAGTATCACGCTATCAAAGAAGATGTACTTTTGAGGGTCTTGGGGATTGTGGCGGAGCATGGGGCCGAAATTGCATTCCCCACACAAACCATACACCACGCGCCGATCGAGCCTACTGATTAGGTGAAGGGGCTTATTGCTCCACGTTAAGTGACGGTTTTTTAGCCTGCTCTGTAACGAGAGCTCGAGTGAGGCTGT encodes the following:
- a CDS encoding SOS-response transcriptional repressor, LexA (PFAM: LexA DNA binding domain; Peptidase S24-like~TIGRFAM: SOS regulatory protein LexA), giving the protein MAKLTARQQQVMDVIKGSIDATGMPPTRADIARTLGFKSANAAEEHLKALAKKGVIELVAGASRGIRLTEQNGIPIVGRVAAGAPLLAQEHIEDYCDLNSSFFSPPAHYFLQVCGDSMINAGIFDGDLLAVHSTTEVRQGQIAVVRIDEEVTVKRWNRISNTRVDLVAENDAYAPIKLDLSQDSVAIEGISVGVIRR
- a CDS encoding small-conductance mechanosensitive channel (PFAM: Mechanosensitive ion channel), which translates into the protein MDSILSLVLPLSDTLGTPAVPTALVSLLILGAVAHLLIRKLVQKLGSFADTTAARWDDVVYYAISPPAEWAMWICVAYISLGLFEQATSLRMTLLQLADTGAILLIGWLLHRVSAGIEAELLAEHRGPKASDDRASINAVARLARITIWVLVVLMVMQSLGVSVSGLLAFGGIGGIAVGFAAKDLLANFLGGVSIYLDRPFAVGDWIRSPDRNIEGTVEDIGLRMTRIRTFDQRPLYVPNSTFSSVSLENPSRMTNRRIYETVGVRYEDASKVADIVKSVHAMLLEHPDIAQDRTLIVNFNHMGPSSLDFFLYTFTKTTNWVEYHAIKEDVLLRVLGIVAEHGAEIAFPTQTIHHAPIEPTD